From a single Nocardioides sp. dk884 genomic region:
- a CDS encoding CaiB/BaiF CoA transferase family protein, with translation MTDGPLSDLLVLDLTRALAGPHAAMMLGDMGARVIKVESPTGDDTRSWGPPFVGEPGEQESTYFMSANRNKESIVLDLKAEADRDVLARLVERADVLMENFRVGVLDRLGFSVERLHELNPRLIVLSITGFGHDGPEAKRAGYDQIAQGEGGLMSLTGTAAPTKVGVPIADLLAGMNGAYGVLAALHERERTGLGRVVRTSLLAGMVGVHAFQGTRWTVAKEVPGLAGDHHPSIAPYGMFATASAPIQIACGSEGLWRALCTALGLDAAEERFATNPQRVAHRDELIAVLEGLFAAQPAEHWLALLADAGIPSGKVRSLDDVYAWEQTRSQGLLLSVEHATQGTVELPGSPIRFDDNPFSGGRSAHTAPPTLDQHGPAIREWLDS, from the coding sequence ATGACCGACGGACCCCTCAGCGACCTGCTCGTCCTCGACCTCACCCGCGCGCTCGCGGGCCCGCACGCCGCGATGATGCTCGGGGACATGGGCGCCCGCGTGATCAAGGTGGAGTCGCCCACCGGTGACGACACCCGGTCGTGGGGCCCGCCCTTCGTCGGGGAGCCGGGTGAGCAGGAGTCGACGTACTTCATGTCGGCGAACCGCAACAAGGAGTCGATCGTCCTCGACCTCAAGGCCGAGGCGGACCGCGACGTGCTGGCCCGGCTCGTCGAGCGTGCCGACGTGCTGATGGAGAACTTCCGCGTCGGGGTCCTGGACCGTCTCGGCTTCTCCGTCGAGCGGCTGCACGAGCTCAACCCGCGCCTCATCGTCCTCTCGATCACCGGGTTCGGCCACGACGGACCCGAGGCGAAGCGGGCCGGCTACGACCAGATCGCCCAGGGCGAGGGCGGGCTGATGTCGCTCACCGGCACCGCCGCCCCCACCAAGGTCGGGGTCCCGATCGCCGACCTGCTGGCCGGCATGAACGGCGCGTACGGCGTGCTCGCCGCGCTGCACGAGCGCGAGCGCACCGGGCTCGGCCGGGTGGTGCGGACCTCGCTGCTGGCCGGCATGGTCGGCGTGCACGCCTTCCAGGGCACCCGGTGGACGGTCGCGAAGGAGGTGCCCGGGCTCGCCGGCGACCACCACCCCTCGATCGCGCCGTACGGCATGTTCGCGACCGCGAGCGCGCCGATCCAGATCGCCTGCGGCTCCGAGGGGCTGTGGCGTGCCCTGTGCACCGCGCTCGGCCTGGACGCCGCCGAGGAGCGGTTCGCCACCAACCCGCAGCGCGTGGCGCACCGCGACGAGCTAATCGCCGTGCTCGAGGGGCTCTTCGCCGCCCAGCCGGCCGAGCACTGGCTGGCGCTGCTCGCCGATGCCGGCATCCCGTCGGGCAAGGTGCGCTCCCTCGACGACGTCTACGCCTGGGAGCAGACCCGCTCGCAGGGCCTGCTGCTCTCGGTCGAGCACGCCACCCAGGGCACCGTGGAGCTGCCGGGCTCGCCGATCCGCTTCGACGACAACCCGTTCTCCGGCGGCCGCTCGGCGCACACCGCTCCCCCGACCCTCGACCAGCACGGTCCGGCGATCCGGGAGTGGCTCGACTCCTGA
- a CDS encoding DJ-1/PfpI family protein: MTQTRTVAILAFDDMEVLDYAGPYEVFNVAGELTDPAAFEVVPVSVDGAPVSGRGGFTVVPRHGLEDCPPTDLLVVPGGSGSRALVGDEKVLAWLRDRAAEVELLMSVCTGSMVLAAAGLLRGRHATTHHTTYDELAAIDPTVRVDRGPRFVRSDERLWTSAGVSAGIDLSLRVVRELAGVAAYDATVAEMEWMWRS; encoded by the coding sequence GTGACCCAGACGCGCACCGTGGCGATCCTCGCCTTCGACGACATGGAGGTCCTCGACTACGCGGGACCCTACGAGGTGTTCAACGTGGCCGGCGAGCTGACCGACCCGGCCGCCTTCGAGGTCGTGCCGGTCTCGGTCGACGGGGCGCCGGTGAGCGGTCGCGGCGGCTTCACGGTCGTCCCGCGGCACGGCCTCGAGGACTGCCCGCCGACCGACCTGCTCGTGGTCCCCGGCGGGTCCGGCTCCCGGGCGCTGGTCGGCGACGAGAAGGTGCTGGCCTGGCTGCGCGACCGCGCCGCCGAGGTGGAGCTGCTGATGTCGGTGTGCACCGGTTCGATGGTGCTTGCCGCCGCGGGGCTGCTGCGCGGGCGGCACGCGACGACCCACCACACGACGTACGACGAGCTGGCGGCGATCGACCCCACGGTGCGGGTCGATCGCGGCCCCCGGTTCGTGCGCAGCGACGAGCGGCTGTGGACCTCCGCCGGCGTCTCGGCCGGCATCGACCTGTCGCTGCGGGTGGTGCGCGAGCTCGCCGGCGTGGCGGCGTACGACGCGACGGTCGCGGAGATGGAGTGGATGTGGCGCTCCTAG
- a CDS encoding potassium/proton antiporter gives MEPADLDLVVLAGALVLLAAVAAVRLSTRAGLPSLLVYLGIGLAIGESGLGLRFEDAELVQVLGNVALAMILAEGGFTTRWSTVRPVAPLAAVLATVGVFLSVAVTSGLAYGVLDVDLRTAIVLGAVASSTDAAAVFAVLRQMAVRGRLRAVVEVESGFNDPPVIILVTVVTSDAWDETGALGIAGLIGYQLLAGVVLGAVVARAGVWLLVRSALPAAGLYPLATVAIAFVAFAVSGLAGASALMAIYVAGLVLGNARLPHRGATDSFVEGLAWLAQIGLFIMLGLLASPSRLLEALPTALVVGSALTLVARPLSVLVCATPFRVPLRDQAFISWAGLRGAVPIVLATIPMSVGLPGAERIFDVVFLLVVLFTLIQGPTLPWVARRTGAALDVGPRDVAIDAAPLDELDATLLQFAVPPDSRLAGVEVSELRFGPEVAVALVLRQGALFVPHSATVLRGGDQVLLAAPRDATARIERRLRQVGREGRLAGWYADLPRRRGVPPSAG, from the coding sequence GTGGAGCCCGCTGATCTGGACCTGGTCGTGCTCGCCGGTGCGCTGGTGCTGCTCGCCGCGGTGGCGGCGGTGCGGCTCTCGACCCGCGCCGGGCTGCCCAGCCTGCTGGTCTACCTCGGCATCGGGCTGGCGATCGGGGAGTCCGGGCTCGGCTTGCGCTTCGAGGACGCCGAGCTGGTCCAGGTGCTCGGCAACGTCGCGCTGGCGATGATCCTCGCCGAGGGCGGGTTCACCACTCGGTGGTCGACGGTGCGGCCGGTGGCGCCGTTGGCCGCGGTGCTGGCGACGGTGGGGGTGTTCCTCAGCGTCGCGGTCACCAGCGGGCTCGCCTACGGGGTCCTCGACGTCGACCTGCGCACCGCGATCGTGCTGGGGGCGGTCGCCTCCTCCACCGACGCCGCCGCGGTGTTCGCGGTGCTGCGCCAGATGGCCGTGCGCGGTCGGCTGCGCGCGGTCGTCGAGGTCGAGTCGGGGTTCAACGACCCTCCGGTGATCATCCTGGTCACCGTCGTCACCTCGGATGCCTGGGACGAGACCGGGGCGCTGGGCATCGCCGGCCTGATCGGCTACCAGCTCCTCGCCGGCGTCGTGCTCGGCGCCGTGGTCGCCCGCGCCGGTGTCTGGCTGCTCGTGCGCAGCGCGCTGCCGGCGGCCGGGCTCTACCCGCTGGCGACCGTCGCGATCGCGTTCGTCGCGTTCGCGGTCTCGGGGCTGGCCGGTGCCAGCGCGCTCATGGCGATCTACGTCGCCGGGCTGGTGCTGGGCAACGCCCGCCTGCCGCACCGCGGCGCCACCGACAGCTTCGTGGAGGGGCTCGCCTGGCTGGCCCAGATCGGGCTGTTCATCATGCTCGGCCTGCTGGCCAGCCCGAGCCGGCTGCTCGAGGCGCTGCCCACCGCGCTCGTCGTCGGGAGCGCGCTCACCCTCGTCGCGCGCCCGCTGTCGGTGCTCGTGTGCGCGACGCCGTTCCGGGTGCCGCTGCGCGACCAGGCCTTCATCAGCTGGGCAGGGCTGCGCGGCGCCGTCCCGATCGTGCTGGCCACGATCCCGATGAGCGTCGGGCTGCCCGGTGCCGAGCGCATCTTCGACGTCGTCTTCCTGCTCGTCGTGCTGTTCACGCTCATCCAGGGGCCCACCCTGCCCTGGGTCGCGCGCCGCACCGGCGCGGCGCTCGACGTGGGTCCGCGCGACGTGGCGATCGACGCCGCGCCCCTCGACGAGCTGGACGCCACGCTGCTGCAGTTCGCCGTGCCGCCGGACTCCCGCCTCGCGGGCGTCGAGGTCTCCGAGCTCCGCTTCGGCCCCGAGGTGGCGGTGGCGCTGGTGCTGCGCCAGGGCGCGTTGTTCGTCCCGCACTCCGCGACGGTGCTGCGCGGCGGTGACCAGGTGCTCCTCGCCGCGCCTCGCGACGCGACCGCCCGGATCGAGCGGCGGCTGCGCCAGGTCGGCCGTGAGGGCCGGCTGGCGGGCTGGTACGCCGACCTGCCCCGGCGCCGCGGCGTACCACCGTCGGCGGGGTAG
- a CDS encoding carbamate kinase: MRVLLALGGNAMANADGRVRADDQIGAATLAAGSIATLVAAGVDVVVTHGNGPQVGNLLVKNELAAPVVPPVPLDWCGAQTQATLGFVLIDALDAALTRAGETRRAAALVTRTRVSASDPGFINPAKPIGRYLPAEEARVLVEHGETWEDRGSKGWRRVVASPEPLEIIDAPAITALVDAGFVVVAAGGGGIPVVAEPDGSLRGVEAVIDKDLAAALLARHVGAEVMVVATDVPAAVLHYGTPQEEPLGEVTVTRMRELAAEGHFGSGSMGPKVDAACRFVERGGERAVITRLDLITEAVTGSGVGTVVVPG; this comes from the coding sequence ATGAGGGTCCTGCTTGCACTGGGCGGAAACGCCATGGCCAATGCCGACGGGCGTGTCCGCGCCGACGACCAGATCGGTGCCGCGACGCTTGCCGCCGGCTCGATCGCCACGCTCGTGGCCGCGGGGGTCGACGTGGTGGTCACCCACGGCAACGGACCCCAGGTGGGCAACCTGCTGGTCAAGAACGAGCTCGCCGCCCCCGTCGTCCCGCCCGTCCCGCTCGACTGGTGCGGCGCGCAGACCCAGGCGACGCTCGGCTTCGTGCTGATCGACGCCCTCGACGCCGCGCTCACCCGGGCCGGGGAGACGCGTCGTGCCGCCGCTCTCGTGACCCGCACCCGCGTCTCCGCCAGCGACCCCGGCTTCATCAACCCCGCGAAGCCGATCGGTCGCTACCTGCCGGCCGAGGAGGCCCGGGTGCTCGTCGAGCACGGCGAGACCTGGGAGGACCGGGGCTCGAAGGGCTGGCGCCGGGTGGTCGCCTCGCCGGAGCCGCTCGAGATCATCGACGCGCCCGCCATCACCGCGCTGGTCGACGCCGGGTTCGTCGTGGTCGCGGCGGGCGGCGGCGGCATCCCCGTCGTCGCCGAGCCCGACGGGAGCCTGCGCGGAGTCGAGGCGGTCATCGACAAGGACCTCGCGGCGGCGCTCCTGGCCCGCCACGTGGGCGCCGAGGTGATGGTCGTGGCGACCGACGTACCGGCCGCTGTCCTGCACTACGGCACGCCCCAGGAGGAGCCGCTCGGCGAGGTCACCGTGACCCGCATGCGCGAGCTCGCCGCCGAGGGCCACTTCGGCTCCGGCTCGATGGGACCGAAGGTCGACGCGGCCTGCCGGTTCGTCGAGCGCGGCGGAGAGCGCGCCGTCATCACCCGTCTCGACCTGATCACCGAGGCAGTCACCGGGTCCGGCGTCGGCACCGTCGTCGTGCCCGGGTGA
- a CDS encoding SAP domain-containing protein: protein MENPRRRPALEASMSAHELRRWYWRKDELAAFARALGVSAAGAKAEIVERVCAVLDGVAVPEAAPARRTTGTQLRGPLSEATLIPPGQRCSQVLRAWFTAQVGDGFGFDRPMREMIAAADGTTTLGDALRVWHATRDRPPEEIGEQFELNRFTRRWYAAHPGGSRAELARAWADYRDTPVEERGPA, encoded by the coding sequence GTGGAGAACCCCCGGCGCCGTCCGGCGCTCGAGGCGTCGATGTCCGCGCACGAGCTTCGTCGCTGGTACTGGCGCAAGGACGAGCTCGCGGCGTTCGCCCGCGCGCTCGGGGTGAGCGCGGCCGGCGCGAAGGCCGAGATCGTCGAGCGCGTCTGCGCGGTCCTGGACGGCGTCGCGGTCCCCGAGGCGGCGCCGGCTCGCCGGACCACCGGGACCCAGCTGCGCGGACCGCTCTCGGAGGCCACGCTGATCCCGCCCGGGCAGCGGTGCAGCCAGGTGCTCCGCGCCTGGTTCACCGCCCAGGTCGGTGACGGGTTCGGCTTCGACAGGCCGATGCGCGAGATGATCGCCGCGGCCGACGGCACCACGACCCTGGGCGACGCCCTGCGTGTGTGGCACGCGACCCGCGACCGTCCGCCCGAGGAGATCGGTGAGCAGTTCGAGCTCAACCGGTTCACCCGCCGTTGGTACGCCGCGCACCCGGGCGGCTCACGCGCGGAGCTCGCGCGGGCCTGGGCCGACTACCGCGACACGCCCGTCGAGGAGCGCGGCCCCGCCTGA
- a CDS encoding ring-opening amidohydrolase: MPDAIEVRKVPIHSVADASELAKLIDEGVMKADRVIAIIGKTEGNGGVNDYTRIIADRAFREVLIEKGAPAEQVKQVPIVWSGGTDGVISPHATIFATTDVPADHPSREEQRLTVGFAMSEQLLPEEIGRTPMISKVADAVKVAMERAGITDPADVHYVQTKTPLLTIHTIRDAKSRGKTVWTEHTHESMDLSNGVTALGIAVALGEIEMPTDEDVMHSRELYSAVASCSSGVELDQAQVVVVGNATGVGGRYRIGHSVMNDALDADGIWNAIKDAGLDLPERPHHSDLGDKLVNVFLKCEASQDGTVRGRRNAMLDDSDVHWHRQIKSCVGGVTAAVTGDPAVFVSVSAAHQGPEGGGPVAAIVDLG; this comes from the coding sequence TTGCCCGACGCCATCGAAGTACGCAAGGTCCCGATCCACTCCGTCGCCGACGCCTCCGAGCTCGCGAAGCTCATCGACGAGGGCGTGATGAAGGCCGACCGCGTCATCGCGATCATCGGCAAGACCGAGGGCAACGGTGGAGTCAACGACTACACCCGGATCATCGCCGACCGGGCGTTCCGCGAGGTGCTCATCGAGAAGGGCGCCCCGGCGGAGCAGGTCAAGCAGGTCCCGATCGTGTGGTCCGGCGGCACCGACGGCGTGATCAGCCCGCACGCGACGATCTTCGCGACCACCGACGTGCCCGCGGACCACCCCTCGCGCGAGGAGCAGCGCCTCACCGTCGGCTTCGCGATGAGCGAGCAGCTGCTGCCCGAGGAGATCGGCCGTACGCCGATGATCAGCAAGGTCGCCGACGCGGTGAAGGTCGCCATGGAGCGCGCCGGGATCACCGACCCCGCCGACGTGCACTACGTGCAGACCAAGACCCCGCTGCTGACCATCCACACGATCCGCGACGCCAAGTCGCGCGGCAAGACCGTGTGGACCGAGCACACCCACGAGTCGATGGACCTCTCCAACGGCGTCACGGCGCTCGGCATCGCGGTCGCCCTCGGCGAGATCGAGATGCCGACCGACGAGGACGTCATGCACAGCCGCGAGCTGTACTCCGCGGTCGCCTCGTGCTCCTCCGGCGTCGAGCTCGACCAGGCCCAGGTGGTCGTGGTCGGCAACGCGACGGGTGTCGGCGGTCGCTACCGCATCGGGCACTCGGTGATGAACGACGCCCTCGACGCCGACGGCATCTGGAACGCGATCAAGGACGCCGGCCTCGACCTCCCCGAGCGCCCGCACCACAGCGACCTCGGCGACAAGCTGGTCAACGTGTTCCTCAAGTGCGAGGCCTCCCAGGACGGCACCGTCCGGGGTCGCCGCAACGCGATGCTCGACGACTCCGACGTGCACTGGCACCGCCAGATCAAGTCCTGCGTCGGCGGCGTGACCGCGGCCGTGACCGGCGACCCGGCCGTCTTCGTGTCGGTCTCCGCAGCCCACCAGGGCCCCGAGGGCGGCGGCCCGGTCGCCGCCATCGTCGACCTGGGCTGA
- a CDS encoding ATP-dependent helicase, producing MRATTTYRLVRPPVAGPVPTLDEHQQRVVDHPGGPLLVLAGPGTGKTTTLVEAIVDRIEERGARPEGVLALTFSRKAAEQLRDRVTARLGRTTATTLSSTFHSFAYGLIRAYAPAELYEAPLRLLSAPEQDVVLRELLTDSPESVTWPESLSRALGTRGFAREVHMVLARAREKGLDGTELSALGRAHDLPELLAAGLFLDQYLTNLDAQGATDYADLIRRATIEAEVHRDELRARFSHVFVDEYQDTDPGQVALLRAIAGDGRNLTVVGDPHQSIYAFRGAEVRGILDFPAAFPRRDGRPADVIALRTTRRFGPRLLLASQRVARRLALPGSIDAAAREAFLNPRSEGAAYGPGKVVVRTFDTERAEAEHLADLLRRAHLEDGIGWDEMAVLVRSGRTSIPPLRRALGAAGVPVEVASDEVPLVRDPAVLPLIDAMRVVIGLGEEQPEEPDQLDPGEPAEPGEAAGRGARPDPADQREPVDAGRAESLLLSPLGGMDAGELRRLARQLRVREKARAAEAGESPRPSRELVRLAVVDAAFLDGVEGPEAARARALAGLLAGARADLGAGASAEEVLWTLWSGTGWPARLRRAAEAGGPGARRAHRDLDTICALFELAARAEEQRDHLGVRNFLAMLVAQQIPAETLADRGARGAAVRLLTAHRSKGLEWRLVVLAHVQEEAWPDLRRRATLLQADRIGTDGIVPPVSVRELLMEERRLFYVACTRARQRLVVTAVASPDDEGEQPSRFLDELGVTVEKVTGRPARPLSMDGLVAELRRTLADPETSEPLRAAAASRLARLARETVGDRLLVPQADPSSWWGTRATTRGTAPIRDPERPVPISASVLESMLVCPMQWFLEREAGGIARSHQSANLGQIVHALAQRVADGEIPAGPDDADLLMAHVEEVWPRLEFRTPWSRAREHARVRTALARFLRWHHDNPRRLLATEQHFATVVELDGGEQVRLTGYADRLELDGAGHVVVVDLKTGRGKPSNKSVQRNVQLGLYQYAVDAGAVDGVLEEQVGTPTAGPRAGGAELVQLGMLDDATHATVQPQDPQPDEGVAREELRGHLGRVATLLRSESFPAVAGQQCRDCAFVSLCPIKSAGAVINQ from the coding sequence ATGCGAGCGACGACGACCTACCGCCTGGTGCGTCCGCCTGTCGCCGGCCCGGTCCCGACCCTCGACGAGCACCAGCAGCGCGTCGTGGACCACCCCGGCGGGCCGTTGCTGGTCCTGGCCGGTCCCGGCACCGGCAAGACCACCACGCTGGTCGAGGCGATCGTGGACCGCATCGAGGAGCGCGGGGCGCGTCCCGAGGGCGTGCTCGCGCTGACCTTCTCGCGCAAGGCCGCCGAGCAGCTGCGCGACCGGGTGACCGCCCGGCTGGGCCGCACGACCGCCACCACGCTCAGCTCGACGTTCCACTCCTTCGCCTACGGCCTGATCCGCGCCTACGCTCCCGCCGAGCTCTACGAGGCACCGCTGCGCCTCCTCAGCGCGCCCGAGCAGGACGTCGTGCTGCGCGAGCTGCTCACCGACAGCCCCGAGTCGGTGACCTGGCCCGAGTCGCTGTCGCGCGCGCTCGGCACCCGCGGCTTCGCCCGTGAGGTGCACATGGTGCTGGCGCGCGCCCGGGAGAAGGGCCTCGACGGCACCGAGCTGAGCGCCCTCGGCCGCGCGCACGACCTGCCCGAGCTGCTCGCCGCCGGGCTGTTCCTCGACCAGTACCTCACCAACCTCGACGCCCAGGGCGCGACCGACTACGCCGACCTGATCCGGCGCGCCACCATCGAGGCCGAGGTGCACCGCGACGAGCTGCGCGCCCGCTTCTCCCACGTCTTCGTCGACGAGTACCAAGACACCGACCCCGGCCAGGTCGCGCTGCTGCGCGCGATCGCCGGCGACGGCCGCAACCTCACCGTGGTGGGCGACCCGCACCAGTCGATCTACGCCTTCCGCGGCGCCGAGGTGCGCGGCATCCTCGACTTCCCGGCCGCGTTCCCGCGTCGCGACGGCCGCCCCGCCGACGTGATCGCGCTGCGCACCACCCGCCGCTTCGGTCCGCGCCTGCTGCTGGCCTCCCAGCGCGTCGCGCGGCGCCTGGCGCTGCCCGGCAGCATCGACGCCGCGGCCCGCGAGGCCTTCTTGAACCCGCGCAGCGAGGGGGCGGCGTACGGCCCCGGCAAGGTGGTGGTGCGCACCTTCGACACCGAGCGGGCCGAGGCCGAGCACCTCGCCGACCTGCTGCGCCGCGCCCACCTCGAGGACGGCATCGGGTGGGACGAGATGGCGGTGCTGGTGCGCTCCGGGCGCACCTCGATCCCGCCGCTGCGCCGCGCGCTCGGCGCCGCCGGCGTACCCGTCGAGGTCGCCAGCGACGAGGTCCCGCTGGTGCGCGACCCCGCCGTGCTGCCGCTGATCGACGCGATGCGGGTGGTGATCGGGCTGGGCGAGGAGCAGCCCGAGGAGCCCGACCAGCTGGACCCGGGCGAGCCGGCGGAGCCCGGCGAGGCGGCGGGCCGCGGCGCCCGCCCCGACCCCGCCGACCAGCGCGAGCCGGTCGATGCCGGCCGCGCCGAGTCGCTGCTGCTCAGCCCGCTCGGCGGCATGGACGCCGGCGAGCTGCGCCGACTGGCACGCCAGCTGCGGGTGCGCGAGAAGGCCCGCGCCGCGGAGGCCGGCGAGTCGCCGCGGCCCTCGCGCGAGCTGGTACGCCTCGCCGTGGTCGACGCTGCCTTCCTCGACGGCGTCGAGGGCCCCGAGGCCGCGCGCGCCCGCGCACTGGCCGGGCTTCTCGCCGGTGCCCGCGCCGACCTCGGCGCCGGTGCCTCGGCCGAGGAGGTGCTGTGGACGCTGTGGTCCGGCACCGGCTGGCCGGCGCGGCTGCGCCGAGCGGCCGAGGCCGGCGGTCCCGGCGCCCGGCGCGCGCACCGCGACCTCGACACGATCTGCGCGCTCTTCGAGCTCGCGGCGCGCGCGGAGGAGCAGCGCGACCACCTCGGCGTCCGCAACTTCCTGGCGATGCTCGTGGCCCAGCAGATCCCCGCGGAGACCCTCGCCGACCGCGGCGCCCGCGGCGCCGCGGTGCGGCTGCTCACCGCGCACCGCTCCAAGGGACTCGAGTGGCGCCTGGTCGTCCTCGCCCACGTGCAGGAGGAGGCCTGGCCCGACCTGCGCCGCCGCGCCACGCTGCTGCAGGCCGACCGGATCGGCACCGACGGGATCGTGCCGCCGGTGTCGGTGCGCGAGCTGCTGATGGAGGAGCGACGGCTCTTCTACGTCGCCTGCACCCGCGCCCGCCAGCGGCTCGTGGTGACCGCCGTCGCCTCGCCCGACGACGAGGGGGAGCAGCCGTCGCGGTTCCTCGACGAGCTCGGGGTCACCGTCGAGAAGGTCACCGGGCGTCCCGCGCGGCCGCTGTCGATGGACGGCCTGGTCGCCGAGCTGCGCCGCACCCTCGCCGACCCCGAGACCTCCGAGCCGCTGCGCGCCGCCGCGGCGAGCCGGCTGGCGCGGCTGGCCCGCGAGACGGTCGGCGACCGGCTCCTGGTGCCCCAGGCCGACCCGTCGTCGTGGTGGGGCACCCGCGCCACCACCCGCGGGACCGCGCCGATCCGTGACCCCGAGCGCCCGGTGCCGATCTCGGCCAGCGTGCTGGAGTCGATGCTGGTCTGCCCGATGCAGTGGTTCCTGGAGCGCGAGGCCGGCGGCATCGCCCGCTCCCACCAGTCCGCCAACCTCGGCCAGATCGTGCACGCCCTCGCCCAGCGCGTCGCCGACGGCGAGATCCCGGCCGGCCCCGACGACGCCGACCTGCTGATGGCCCATGTCGAGGAGGTGTGGCCGCGCCTGGAGTTCCGCACCCCCTGGTCCCGGGCCCGCGAGCACGCCCGGGTCCGCACCGCGCTGGCGCGGTTCCTGCGCTGGCACCACGACAACCCCCGCCGCCTGCTCGCCACCGAGCAGCACTTCGCGACAGTGGTCGAGCTCGATGGCGGTGAGCAGGTCCGGCTCACCGGCTATGCCGACCGCCTCGAGCTCGACGGGGCCGGTCACGTCGTCGTGGTCGACCTCAAGACCGGACGCGGCAAGCCCTCCAACAAGTCGGTCCAGCGCAACGTCCAGCTCGGCCTCTACCAGTACGCCGTGGACGCCGGCGCCGTCGACGGGGTCCTCGAGGAGCAGGTCGGCACCCCCACGGCGGGCCCGCGGGCCGGCGGGGCCGAGCTGGTGCAGCTCGGCATGCTCGACGACGCCACCCACGCCACCGTCCAGCCCCAGGACCCCCAGCCCGACGAGGGGGTGGCGCGCGAGGAGCTGCGCGGCCACCTCGGCCGGGTGGCGACGCTGCTGCGCAGCGAGTCCTTCCCCGCGGTCGCCGGGCAGCAATGCCGCGACTGCGCGTTCGTCTCGTTGTGCCCCATCAAGAGCGCCGGAGCGGTGATCAACCAGTGA